From Halichondria panicea chromosome 12, odHalPani1.1, whole genome shotgun sequence, a single genomic window includes:
- the LOC135345392 gene encoding uncharacterized protein LOC135345392, producing the protein MRLWKCTILGHVTGRDKCLSSKPPQIKRFTRDTPCSENRISATEISYSMFMEALRDETRRIHSKFCSLLTNTITNLENRCDISKVLQYVKALLIPRESYYSPIYHRTSEEILFRDVTSFSELSDFIQNNFCSWFNYSLISAIRKEFLFPCKDDDQALLSYERLFQQFVNRRCFLFVKDFGPEPSHIESMEITCKIDVDFDAITYDQIQQLKLVFMKCWEQLLPHQVLNLKHVREGCTELVFRVPAYLSNVYSQLSPEQMQYLKEKAFIEVKIGQQVLLKAEGNSTKKLLKAFGQDGGDPTSASALLGA; encoded by the exons ATGCGGCTGTGGAAGTGTACCATCTTGGGTCATGTCACTGGCAGAGATAAGTGTTTAAGCTCCAAACCACCTCAAATTAAAAGATTCACTCGTGACACTCCTTGTAGTGAAAACAGAATATCAGCCACAGAAATCTCTTATAGTATGTTCATGGAGGCCCTACGTGATGAAACACGACGCATTCATTCGAAGTTTTGTAGCTTACTCACTAACACGATTACGAATCTGGAAAACCGTTGTGACATTTCCAAAGTATTGCAGTACGTCAAGGCGCTTTTAATACCACGAGAATCGTATTACAGCCCAATTTATCATAGAACTTCTGAAGAGATTCTATTCCGTGATGTTACCAGCTTTAGCGAATTATCTGACTTCATACAGAATAATTTTTGCTCTTGGTTCAATTATTCACTCATTTCCGCAATACGAAAAGAATTTCTTTTTCCATGTAAGGATGATGATCAAGCATTACTGAGTTATGAGCGTTTGTTTCAGCAATTTGTTAATCGACGATGTTTTCTATTTGTTAAGGACTTTGGCCCTGAACCGTCTCATATTGAATCAATGGAGATAACATGTAAGATCGATGTTGACTTTGATGCAATCACCTACGATCAAATTCAACAATTGAAGTTAGTTTTCATGAAATGCTGGGAACAACTACTACCACACCAAGTTCTGAATTTGAAGCATGTTCGAGAAGGCTGTACAGAGCTGGTGTTTCGAGTTCCAGCATATTTAAGTAATGTCTACAGCCAATTGAGTCCTGAACAGATGCAGTACCTGAAAGAAAAGGCATTCATTGAGGTCAAAATTGGTCAACAAGTATTACTTAAG GCAGAAGGTAATTCAACAAAGAAGCTGCTCAAAGCGTTTGGCCAAGATGGTGGTGACCCAACTTCTGCCTCAGCCTTACTGGGGGCTTGA
- the LOC135345386 gene encoding uncharacterized protein LOC135345386, translating to MAQLKLGYEALVSCHEKLVSEIAQDPKQMAVSLFQHRFIFEDTKAKINELDRTRRDKAILLVDDIESKVKCYPEFYEKFLLILGKNELLYCDLVKSLREEYEKIEAESKYGYESYPLSLLQPLPGFVMAEGTGTGLPELPSRDDDDGDKLIRAAATSRQGAPTCMMYSISAIDDPGNDIDEGGPDHNTDASYSDPHLHSINREFNIQVNVKIRSQTKPQQKREITKPKEKLTHKNKCYNCFLSLFVGFLFLFVLGFLGSLLYDGYSLINTTIVAQIHRQSVPLIGILDNPSTFDSLRFSEPTNGTDFVPISFYTLRNCSSSASFIDVDINEIVTASFDSLTEKSKAVTKLYLASNTTLTVDITTEVLSNYSVGHCNAFLLVFDDFNNFLNFISSSSLVENFYYKGCIENNKSQAMIMTFDKPSYYYIGVYTDIPIEATTFSLHFLGTYLQYNISNENAGCSIDSRDDLSCEIKLYPNTNQQTCIVGSVPPSTTLLGIKVTAVDFYAAVNSDTSINFYFYLPLIFLTIVICIVFFVYCYPKFRLLH from the exons ATGGCCCAATTGAAATTAGGTTATGAAGCTCTTGTGAGCTGTCATGAAAAGCTGGTCTCTGAAATTGCTCAAGACCCAAAGCAGATGGCTGTCTCATTATTCCAGCATCGCTTTATATTTGAAGATACGAAAGCTAAAATCAATGAGCTTGACAGAACCAGAAGAGATAAAGCTATATTGCTAGTGGATGACATTGAAAGCAAAGTCAAGTGTTATCCAGAGTTCTACGAAAAATTTCTGCTAATTCTCGGTAAAAATGAATTGCTGTATTGCGACCTTGTGAAGTCGCTCCGGGAGGAGTATGAAAAGATTGAAGCTGAGTCTAAATACG GATACGAAAGCTATCCATTGAGCCTGCTACAACCATTACCTGGATTTGTCATGGCTGAGGGAACTGGTACAG GCCTTCCTGAGTTACCCTCCAGGGACGATGATGATGGAGATAAACTAATCAGAGCAGCTGCAACAAGTCGGCAAGGAGCCCCTACTTGtatgatgtacagtatatctGCTATTGATGACCCTGGTAATGATATAGATGAGGGAGGACCTGACCATAATACCGATGCAAGTTATTCAGACCCTCATCTGCATAG CATTAACAGGGAGTTCAACATCCAAGTAAACGTGAAAATAAGAAGCCAAACAAAACCTCAACAAAAGCGTGAAATTACAAAGCCAAAAGAAAAGCTAACCCATAAAAACAAATGTTACAATTGTTTCTTAAGCTTATTTGTTGGATTCTTGTTCTTGTTTGTACTGGGCTTTTTAGGTTCACTATTGTACGATGGCTATTCACTCATTAATACTACAATTGTGGCACAAATTCACCGGCAATCTGTACCACTAATTGGAATACTCGACAATCCATCAACTTTTGATAGTCTTAGATTCTCAGAACCAACCAACGGAACAGACTTTGTCCCCATTAGCTTCTATACATTGAGGAATTGCTCTTCTTCAGCTTCGTTCATAGATGTTGATATCAATGAGATTGTGACTGCAAGCTTTGACTCTCTGACTGAAAAGAGCAAGGCTGTTACTAAGTTGTATCTGGCAAGTAATACTACACTTACTGTAGATATCACCACTGAAGTCCTCTCAAACTATTCAGTCGGTCATTGTAATGCATTTCTCCTCGTTTTTGATGATTTTAACAATTTCTTAAACTTCATTTCAAGCTCTTCTTTAGTCGAAAATTTCTATTACAAAGGATGTATTGAGAACAACAAATCACAAGCTATGATCATGACATTCGACAAACCATCATACTACTATATCGGTGTGTACACAGACATTCCGATTGAAGCTACTACTTTCTCTTTACACTTTCTCGGAACATATCTTCAATACAACATTTCAAACGAGAATGCTGGTTGCTCTATAGACTCTCGTGACGATTTAAGTTGTGAAATAAAATTATATCCGAATACCAACCAGCAAACCTGTATTGTTGGTTCTGTACCACCTAGTACTACATTACTTGGAATAAAAGTAACAGCTGTAGACTTTTACGCCGCTGTTAACTCAGACAccagcattaatttttatttttatctTCCTCTAATATTCCTTACGATTGTTATTTGTATTGTGTTTTTTGTTTACTGCTATCCAAAGTTTAGGCTTTTGCACTAA
- the LOC135345378 gene encoding uncharacterized protein LOC135345378 yields the protein MAETGTGVTELLQMLLEDRRSRDEAETERARAREEENRQRERERAEEQERRERESEQRMQMMQSQVEMMRNWMDLNQSREEIKAKRAEDLRHLNLAKLTENEDIEAYLTTFERLMTAFEVKEEHWAHKLAPQLTGRAQQAFAAMDVEKAKNYEDVKRAILQRYDISEETYRKRFRTTKKAEGEAYLELATKLRDLLEKWTAGCTTMEALKEKIVVEQLMEGMPRDLRIWLGDRKPTTGEEAGRLADSYVHSRQLDPKELPPRETRRPSSESGATKTCHYCKIKGHIAKDCRKAMADRRTEKGRREANQTKMEWNKIKCYNCQETGHIAANCPSKSNLFTEETELVYMNEDKLEKKINPQITRSGTVEGKAVDEIVLDTGCARSMVRSDLLPQKKQLGRVRIRCAHGDVREYPLVRVEIGLGEGRHQIEAAISKTLPVPVLLGRDVAGLLEMLQNKEGTVRTEEALAVMTRAQAKKNEEERVELEKIQQQEGIKQPTTTSDTSTDEMPDDQVAKMVPNTPNTPDDQQAEMLMDLDVTDDQIAEMPIGAEMDPDLFLEVKKHQQLTRREKRQQRREVAQNKQTHPLDLSPIELRRMQQEDVTLKGIREAMNGATGASKMVFHEENGLIYRQWISPHGEDSSPIQQLVLPESCRSLVMSLAHHIPMAGHMGQRKTVERILQRFYWPTVFEDVKKLCQSCEECQRTSKGKKQRVPMIPLPIIREPFERIAMDIVGPLPRSRTGNRYILVICDYSTRYPEAVPLRTIDAEHVAKELIMFFSRVGIPREILTDQGANFTSGLLAELYRLLKIQPIKTSPYHPQTDGLVERFNQTLKSMLRKTANEEGKDWDQLIPYLLFAYREVPQSSTGFSPFELMYGRQVRGPLDVLKETWESSKKSTESVVSYVLTIQEKLAKMSELACENLKKAQTTQKKWYDRNARERKLQVEDNVLVLLPSSTNKLLAKWQGPYPVKKVISPVTYEVGMFDHKKRRRVFHINMLRKWNTPTIPNLLAEEERGELTDELPLWKESDGITKKIVMDKRLEKTQQYDLRQLTNEFVEAMRDTPGRTAIIEHDIETGTARPIRLPPYRLPHAYRETVKKEIAEMLEHGVIEPSTSEWSAPIVLVKKKDGTMRFCVDYRRLNGVSEADAYPMPRIDEMIDRLGQAKYITTLDLTKGYWQVPLTKKAQTKTAFVTPFGLYHFNVMPFGLQGAPATFQRLMDRVLQGLEEYAAAYLDDVVIYSSNWKDHLYHLRQVLERIQDAGLTMKLSKCQFGMAHCIYLGHVVGSGVVKPEETKLEAMREFPRPKTKKEVRCFLGLTGYYRRFIPDFASIAAPLSDLTRKNLPSTVIWTPACETAFQTLKKQMLSQPILHNPDFSRAFVLQTDASQRGVGAVLSQTDGDGAEHPVGYFSRKILNREEHYSTVEKECLAIKLAVEAFRVYLLGRPFVIQTDHHSLEWMERMKENNNRLIRWSLALQPFNFSVRYRKGKDNQNADALSRLPISHPDMNVAGEGERNVVN from the coding sequence ATGGCAGAGACAGGAACTGGAGTGACTGAACTTCTACAGATGCTGCTGGAAGATCGCCGGAGCCGTGACGAGGCAGAAACGGAAAGGGCCAGAGCAAGAGAAGAAGAGAACAGACAACGAGAGCGAGAACGAGCAGAAGAACAGGAAcgtagagagagagaaagtgAACAAAGAATGCAAATGATGCAAAGTCAGGTGGAGATGATGAGAAACTGGATGGACCTAAATCAGAGTCGAGAGGAGATCAAGGCGAAACGAGCGGAAGATCTACGACATTTGAACCTAGCCAAACTCACGGAAAACGAAGACATTGAGGCATACTTGACTACGTTTGAGCGACTGATGACAGCCTTTGAAGTGAAAGAAGAGCACTGGGCCCATAAGTTAGCGCCACAACTTACGGGGAGAGCCCAGCAGGCCTTTGCTGCAATGGATGTAGAGAAAGCTAAGAACTATGAGGACGTGAAAAGAGCTATACTGCAACGCTATGATATTAGCGAAGAAACGTACCGCAAACGCTTCCGAACTACGAAGAAGGCCGAAGGGGAGGCGTACCTGGAGCTCGCAACAAAACTGAGAGACCTCCTGGAGAAATGGACAGCAGGCTGCACCACGATGGAAGCACTCAAGGAGAAAATTGTAGTGGAGCAACTGATGGAGGGGATGCCTAGAGACCTGAGAATTTGGTTGGGCGACCGAAAGCCCACTACCGGAGAAGAAGCGGGAAGACTGGCCGACAGCTATGTTCATTCCCGTCAACTTGATCCTAAGGAGTTACCGCCACGAGAGACTCGTCGGCCCAGCAGTGAGAGCGGAGCAACCAAAACGTGCCACTACTGCAAGATAAAGGGCCATATTGCCAAAGACTGTAGGAAGGCTATGGCTGATCGAAGGACAGAGAAAGGACGGAGGGAGGCCAACCAAACAAAGATGGAATGGAACAAAATCAAATGCTACAACTGCCAAGAGACCGGACATATTGCCGCAAATTGCCCTAGCAAGTCAAATCTATTCACAGAAGAAACTGAATTGGTGTACATGAATGAGGACAAGTTGGAGAAGAAAATCAACCCCCAGATTACACGATCCGGCACAGTGGAGGGAAAAGCAGTAGACGAGATTGTCCTTGACACCGGTTGTGCCCGTTCGATGGTGAGAAGTGATCTGCTACCACAGAAGAAGCAACTAGGACGAGTTCGCATCCGATGTGCTCACGGAGACGTTCGAGAATATCCACTCGTAAGGGTAGAAATTGGCCTCGGAGAAGGAAGACACCAAATCGAAGCAGCAATTTCAAAGACCCTCCCAGTACCAGTGCTACTCGGACGAGATGTGGCAGGCCTACTCGAAATGTTACAGAATAAGGAAGGGACAGTTCGGACTGAAGAAGCCCTTGCCGTAATGACCAGAGCCCAGGCCAAGAAAAACGAAGAAGAAAGAGTGGAACTGGAGAAGATACAACAACAGGAGGGAATCAAACAGCCTACTACCACGTCCGACACATCCACTGATGAGATGCCTGATGACCAAGTGGCCAAGATGGTTCCAAACACTCCCAACACTCCTGATGACCAACAAGCCGAGATGCTAATGGACTTGGACGTAACCGATGACCAAATTGCTGAGATGCCAATTGGCGCAGAGATGGACCCAGATCTTTTTCTCGAAGTAAAGAAACACCAGCAACTAACTAGGAGAGAGAAGAGGCAGCAGAGACGTGAAGTGGCTCAAAACaagcagacacaccccttggACCTGTCCCCCATTGAGTTGCGACGAATGCAGCAAGAAGATGTCACGCTTAAAGGTATTCGAGAAGCAATGAACGGTGCTACTGGAGCCAGCAAGATGGTCTTTCACGAAGAAAATGGACTGATTTACCGTCAATGGATCTCACCCCATGGCGAAGACAGCAGCCCGATACAGCAGTTGGTGCTACCAGAGTCGTGCCGTAGCCTAGTGATGTCCCTTGCTCACCATATTCCAATGGCTGGCCACATGGGGCAGCGAAAGACCGTAGAACGGATTCTCCAGCGGTTCTATTGGCCGACAGTATTCGAAGATGTGAAGAAGCTATGCCAATCGTGCGAAGAGTGTCAGAGGACATCAAAGGGGAAAAAGCAGCGTGTACCAATGATTCCCCTACCCATCATTCGAGAGCCGTTTGAACGTATTGCTATGGATATCGTGGGTCCTCTTCCTCGTAGCCGCACGGGAAACCGCTACATCCTGGTGATTTGCGACTATAGTACAAGGTACCCAGAAGCTGTCCCCCTACGAACCATAGATGCTGAGCACGTAGCCAAGGAGCTGATAATGTTTTTCTCAAGAGTAGGCATACCCCGAGAGATCCTGACTGATCAAGGAGCTAATTTCACATCTGGATTGCTAGCAGAGCTCTACCGCTTGTTGAAGATACAGCCGATCAAGACCAGCCCTTACCACCCTCAAACGGACGGATTAGTAGAACGTTTCAATCAAACCTTGAAGTCCATGCTTCGCAAAACCGCCAATGAAGAAGGAAAAGACTGGGACCAACTAATTCCGTATTTGCTGTTTGCCTACCGTGAAGTACCCCAGTCATCAACCGGATTTTCTCCCTTCGAACTAATGTATGGAAGGCAGGTGCGAGGACCTCTTGATGTGCTCAAAGAAACGTGGGAATCTAGCAAGAAATCTACAGAGAGTGTCGTTTCTTATGTCCTGACGATTCAAGAAAAACTCGCCAAGATGTCGGAGCTAGCTTGTGAGAATCTGAAGAAGGCCCAAACAACCCAAAAGAAGTGGTATGATCGAAATGCACGAGAGAGGAAGCTGCAGGTAGAGGACAACGTACTAGTCCTTCTACCTTCCTCGACCAACAAACTCCTAGCGAAGTGGCAAGGTCCCTACCCCGTGAAGAAAGTGATTTCACCGGTGACATATGAAGTGGGCATGTTCGATCACAAGAAGCGGAGAAGAGTCTTCCACATCAACATGTTGCGAAAGTGGAATACCCCCACGATCCCAAACCTCTTGGCGGAGGAAGAGAGAGGAGAATTAACGGATGAACTCCCGTTGTGGAAAGAAAGTGACGGTATCACAAAGAAGATTGTCATGGACAAGCGACTGGAAAAGACCCAACAGTATGACCTCCGTCAGCTAACCAACGAATTCGTAGAAGCTATGCGAGACACCCCAGGACGGACAGCAATCATTGAGCACGACATTGAAACCGGAACGGCACGCCCAATCAGGTTGCCTCCTTACCGCTTACCTCATGCCTATCGAGAGACAGTGAAGAAAGAAATTGCGGAAATGCTAGAACATGGAGTGATCGAGCCTTCGACAAGTGAATGGTCAGCCCCTATTGTATTGGTGAAGAAGAAAGATGGTACTATGCGATTCTGCGTTGACTATCGACGTCTAAATGGAGTTTCTGAGGCAGATGCATACCCAATGCCCCGCATTGACGAGATGATCGACAGACTAGGCCAAGCTAAGTACATCACCACTTTGGATCTGACAAAAGGATACTGGCAGGTACCCCTCACCAAGAAAGCCCAGACGAAGACGGCATTTGTAACCCCTTTTGGTCTTTATCACTTCAATGTTATGCCATTTGGCTTGCAAGGCGCACCGGCAACTTTCCAGAGGCTAATGGACCGGGTACTGCAAGGACTGGAAGAATATGCTGCAGCATACCTAGATGATGTTGTAATCTACAGCTCCAATTGGAAGGACCACCTCTACCATTTACGTCAGGTGCTGGAGCGGATCCAAGATGCCGGCCTAACCATGAAGCTCAGCAAATGTCAGTTTGGGATGGCCCACTGTATATACCTAGGCCATGTCGTTGGGAGTGGAGTGGTGAAACCAGAGGAAACAAAACTAGAGGCAATGAGGGAATTTCCAAGACCAAAAACGAAAAAAGAAGTGCGTTGTTTCCTTGGATTAACTGGATATTACAGGAGGTTTATCCCGGATTTCGCCTCCATTGCCGCCCCCCTGTCCGACCTCACCCGAAAGAATTTACCCTCAACAGTAATATGGACACCAGCTTGTGAGACAGCATTCCAGACCCTGAAGAAGCAGATGTTGTCACAGCCGATATTGCACAATCCAGACTTTTCGAGAGCCTTTGTCCTCCAAACCGATGCATCCCAGCGAGGTGTAGGGGCAGTCCTCAGCCAAACTGATGGGGATGGCGCTGAACACCCAGTAGGATATTTTAGTCGAAAAATCCTTAACCGAGAAGAACACTACTCGACCGTGGAGAAGGAGTGCCTGGCAATTAAACTCGCTGTTGAAGCTTTCCGAGTCTACCTCCTAGGACGACCCTTTGTAATCCAGACGGACCATCACTCCCTGGAATGGATGGAGCGAATGAAAGAGAACAACAATCGTCTCATCCGATGGAGCCTGGCCTTGCAACCATTCAACTTTTCTGTCCGCTATCGGAAGGGCAAAGACAACCAAAACGCAGACGCCCTCTCCCGATTGCCTATTTCTCACCCCGACATGAATGTCGCAGGAGAAGGGGAGAGGAATGTGGTGAACTAG